In Anaerobacillus isosaccharinicus, one genomic interval encodes:
- the mraZ gene encoding division/cell wall cluster transcriptional repressor MraZ encodes MFMGEYHHTIDEKGRMIIPAKFREELGSNFVVTRGLDHCLFVYPESEWKQLEEKLKVLPFTKKDARAFTRFFFSGATECELDKQGRILISSPLRQYAELEKECVVIGVSNRVEVWSKSTWEEYFAQSEDSFSEIAEGIVDFDL; translated from the coding sequence ATGTTTATGGGGGAATATCATCATACGATCGATGAAAAAGGAAGAATGATTATTCCTGCCAAGTTTCGTGAAGAGCTAGGCTCCAACTTTGTGGTTACAAGAGGATTAGATCATTGTTTATTCGTTTATCCTGAAAGTGAATGGAAGCAATTAGAAGAAAAACTTAAAGTTTTACCTTTTACAAAAAAGGATGCTAGAGCGTTCACCCGCTTTTTCTTTTCAGGAGCAACGGAATGTGAATTAGATAAGCAAGGAAGAATTCTTATCTCTTCACCATTACGTCAATATGCAGAGCTTGAAAAAGAATGCGTTGTTATTGGCGTCTCAAACCGTGTTGAAGTTTGGAGTAAATCAACATGGGAGGAGTACTTTGCACAGTCAGAAGACTCCTTTAGTGAAATAGCAGAAGGAATTGTTGACTTTGACTTATAG
- the bshC gene encoding bacillithiol biosynthesis cysteine-adding enzyme BshC has translation MLIKECHLNQSKLMKDYIEGKQPLQSLFDYCYKEEIDYNKRLQELSQREFPREALTEHLLEFNKKYQCSSKTVTNIEKLLDGKSVVVVGGQQAGVLTGPLYTIHKIISILKLAEMQEAKLQVPVVPVFWVAGEDHDFDEINHLFSVGSDKLHKRKIHQENSSKKSVSDLKLDKEALKKLVVEVFLDSNETSNTSALLNEINKSIVESDNYVDFFSSLIHKLFKDSGIVLIDSHNQRLRKLEVPFLKRLVEGNEALNKGFLHNANELFNSGYGEPIERSKNNAHLFYHLDGTRLLLERKNKNLFSDKQQICSFTKEELLSLVETEPENFSNNVVTRPLMQEFLLPVLTFVGGPGEIAYWASLKEVFHLFGFKVPPVAPRLSLTIVEPQIVKWLDNDESAIISVIKDGIITGRNHIAYWDEKRQIEEALHHAIGEVEKITAPLKELISHFDKGLEKLAQKNELIIKKEISFLAQKIEKSVRQKYEHEWLKFDLIEANLLPNKGLQERSLNIIRYINEYGLDFVTKLVELPYEFNDTHKIIFLK, from the coding sequence TTGCTGATAAAAGAATGTCATTTAAACCAATCAAAATTAATGAAAGATTATATAGAAGGCAAACAACCTCTACAATCATTATTTGATTATTGCTATAAAGAAGAAATTGACTATAACAAGCGTCTCCAAGAATTAAGCCAAAGAGAATTTCCGAGAGAAGCTCTCACTGAACATTTGTTGGAATTCAATAAAAAGTATCAATGTTCTTCCAAAACTGTTACAAATATTGAAAAGTTGCTTGATGGAAAATCTGTTGTTGTTGTTGGTGGGCAGCAAGCAGGGGTTTTGACTGGTCCCCTTTATACCATACATAAAATAATTTCGATCTTAAAGCTAGCCGAAATGCAGGAAGCAAAATTGCAAGTACCTGTTGTCCCTGTCTTTTGGGTAGCGGGAGAAGATCATGATTTTGATGAGATCAACCATCTATTTAGTGTAGGTTCAGATAAGCTTCATAAACGCAAAATTCACCAGGAGAACAGTAGTAAAAAATCTGTATCTGACCTAAAGTTAGATAAAGAAGCTTTAAAGAAGCTTGTTGTTGAAGTGTTCCTTGATAGTAATGAAACAAGTAACACTAGTGCTCTGTTAAATGAGATTAATAAATCTATCGTTGAGAGCGATAATTATGTTGATTTTTTCAGTTCGTTAATTCACAAGCTATTTAAGGATAGTGGGATCGTTCTAATCGATTCTCATAACCAACGACTTAGAAAGTTAGAAGTTCCTTTTTTAAAAAGGCTTGTTGAAGGAAATGAAGCCTTAAACAAAGGTTTTTTACATAACGCAAATGAACTTTTTAACAGCGGCTACGGTGAACCTATTGAACGCAGTAAAAATAATGCACATCTGTTTTACCATTTAGACGGAACGAGATTACTGTTAGAGCGAAAGAATAAAAACTTATTCAGTGATAAACAACAAATTTGTTCGTTTACTAAAGAAGAGTTATTGTCTTTAGTTGAGACAGAACCAGAGAACTTCAGTAACAACGTCGTAACAAGACCTTTAATGCAAGAATTTCTCCTTCCAGTATTAACTTTTGTTGGTGGCCCTGGCGAAATTGCCTACTGGGCGTCGTTAAAAGAGGTATTCCATTTGTTTGGATTTAAAGTACCGCCAGTAGCCCCTAGACTTTCTCTGACAATTGTTGAACCGCAGATTGTAAAATGGCTAGATAATGATGAGTCAGCTATTATTAGTGTAATTAAAGACGGGATAATAACTGGGCGCAATCATATTGCTTATTGGGATGAGAAAAGGCAGATTGAAGAAGCGCTGCACCACGCAATAGGTGAAGTGGAGAAAATTACTGCCCCACTAAAGGAGTTAATTTCTCATTTTGATAAAGGGTTAGAAAAGCTTGCTCAAAAAAATGAACTAATTATTAAAAAAGAAATTTCATTTTTAGCTCAAAAAATTGAAAAAAGTGTTCGACAAAAATATGAGCATGAATGGTTAAAATTCGACCTAATTGAAGCAAACTTACTGCCAAATAAGGGACTTCAAGAACGGAGTTTGAATATAATTAGATACATAAATGAGTATGGTTTAGATTTTGTCACTAAGTTAGTTGAACTACCTTATGAGTTCAATGACACTCATAAGATTATTTTTTTGAAGTGA
- a CDS encoding N-acetyltransferase — MENIEVKRLLVNYKTLEDFESFREYGAQELSMKEDLRANIIEDDSESPFYGIYYGNKLVARMSLYRIDKKYDVYFEPAQDYYELWKLEVLEPYRGKGYGEVLVNHAKSFNLPVKTNARQRSDEFWTKMGFNALTYHQERDRGENPYVWFPEGVTEKE, encoded by the coding sequence ATGGAAAATATTGAAGTTAAACGTTTACTAGTTAATTATAAGACACTAGAGGATTTCGAAAGCTTTAGAGAGTATGGTGCACAAGAATTATCGATGAAAGAAGATTTACGCGCAAATATTATTGAGGATGATAGCGAGTCTCCTTTTTACGGAATTTATTATGGCAATAAACTTGTTGCTAGGATGAGCTTATATCGAATTGATAAAAAATACGATGTCTACTTTGAACCTGCCCAAGATTATTATGAACTATGGAAATTAGAAGTTCTTGAACCTTACCGTGGTAAAGGTTATGGAGAAGTTCTTGTTAATCATGCAAAAAGTTTTAATTTACCAGTTAAGACGAATGCCCGTCAACGTTCTGATGAGTTTTGGACAAAAATGGGCTTCAATGCATTGACTTACCACCAAGAAAGAGACCGCGGTGAAAATCCTTATGTTTGGTTTCCTGAAGGGGTAACAGAAAAAGAATAA
- a CDS encoding YceD family protein has translation MKWSVQQLNTLKNKGIKFDEMVDVSDIKKVDQEIRNISLVHVKGEGTFSNHSVTFTLEIKGEMILPCSRTLADVSFPFEIETAEMFKLHDWIGFDDRDDEIHDLINDTVDLLPYIKQAILLEIPIQIFCEDKKGEAPPKGNDWELITEENKKERIDPRLADLAKFFDDK, from the coding sequence ATGAAATGGTCAGTTCAACAGTTAAATACGTTAAAAAATAAGGGAATAAAATTTGATGAAATGGTTGACGTAAGTGATATCAAAAAGGTCGACCAAGAAATTAGAAATATTTCACTAGTGCACGTGAAAGGTGAAGGAACTTTTTCAAATCATTCCGTTACTTTTACTCTTGAAATAAAGGGAGAAATGATCTTACCTTGTTCAAGAACTCTTGCAGATGTATCTTTTCCTTTCGAAATCGAAACAGCTGAAATGTTTAAGCTGCATGATTGGATAGGGTTTGATGATCGTGATGATGAAATACATGATCTGATAAACGATACAGTGGACTTACTTCCTTATATTAAACAAGCTATCCTTTTAGAAATTCCGATACAAATTTTTTGTGAAGATAAAAAAGGAGAAGCACCCCCAAAGGGTAATGATTGGGAACTAATTACAGAAGAGAACAAAAAAGAACGAATAGATCCGCGCTTAGCAGATTTAGCAAAGTTCTTTGATGACAAGTAA
- the rsmH gene encoding 16S rRNA (cytosine(1402)-N(4))-methyltransferase RsmH, producing the protein MFDHITVLKEEAVVGLNIKQNGIYVDCTLGGAGHSQLILSQLSKEGHLYAFDQDDIAIAHAKEKLKEYEGQFTIIKSNFRYLVDELANRGIHKVDGILFDLGVSSPQLDEAERGFSYHNDAPLDMRMDQSSSLTAEEIVNEWSFHDLMRIISRYGEEKFSKQIARKIEAYRANKRIETTGELVEIIKDAIPAPARRTGGHPAKRTFQAIRIAVNDELKAFEDAINGAIEIARVGGRIAVITFHSLEDRICKSVFKDASTGPELPRNMPVIPQGYEPVLKLITRKPIVPSDDEVDANKRSRSAKLRIAEKQKEVSLNE; encoded by the coding sequence ATGTTCGATCACATCACAGTATTAAAAGAAGAAGCCGTAGTTGGATTAAATATTAAACAAAATGGCATTTATGTAGACTGTACTCTTGGGGGGGCAGGACATTCACAATTAATTTTGTCGCAACTTTCTAAAGAAGGGCATTTGTATGCCTTTGATCAAGATGATATTGCCATTGCTCATGCAAAAGAAAAATTAAAAGAATACGAAGGTCAATTTACAATTATTAAAAGTAACTTTCGATATTTAGTAGACGAGTTAGCCAATAGAGGTATTCATAAAGTTGATGGGATCCTTTTTGATCTAGGGGTATCGTCACCACAACTTGATGAAGCTGAACGTGGTTTTAGTTATCATAACGATGCACCGTTAGATATGCGGATGGATCAATCCTCGTCACTAACAGCAGAAGAAATCGTCAATGAATGGTCTTTTCATGACCTTATGAGGATTATTTCAAGGTATGGAGAAGAGAAATTTTCTAAGCAAATTGCTAGGAAAATTGAGGCGTATCGAGCTAATAAGCGAATTGAAACAACTGGGGAGTTAGTAGAGATCATTAAAGATGCGATTCCGGCACCAGCGAGGAGAACGGGGGGCCACCCTGCAAAGCGGACGTTTCAGGCGATTCGTATTGCTGTAAATGATGAATTAAAGGCATTTGAAGATGCTATTAATGGTGCTATAGAAATTGCAAGAGTAGGTGGGCGTATTGCAGTTATCACGTTCCATTCACTAGAAGATCGTATCTGTAAATCTGTCTTTAAAGATGCAAGTACAGGACCTGAGTTACCAAGAAATATGCCTGTTATTCCACAGGGGTATGAACCAGTTCTAAAGTTAATTACAAGAAAACCTATTGTTCCATCTGACGATGAAGTTGATGCAAATAAGCGTTCACGCTCTGCTAAGTTACGTATTGCTGAAAAACAAAAGGAGGTTTCATTGAATGAGTAA
- a CDS encoding DUF3397 domain-containing protein, whose product MSDALAWMVATFVTLPIFAFYLVYIVTVKATKNKKKSIKLAVDISASFFIIAVYFIAYEIWSQSLFWVMIISLIVVAMIFTVVHWKISEDIHLGKLLKGIWRFNFLLYVFAYILLSVYGLFISIYSVT is encoded by the coding sequence GTGAGTGATGCTTTAGCTTGGATGGTAGCTACTTTTGTGACGTTACCGATTTTTGCTTTTTATCTAGTCTATATTGTTACTGTGAAAGCGACGAAAAATAAAAAAAAATCGATAAAACTAGCCGTTGATATTTCTGCGTCCTTTTTTATTATCGCTGTTTACTTTATTGCTTATGAAATCTGGTCCCAATCTTTATTTTGGGTCATGATTATCAGTTTGATCGTAGTGGCAATGATTTTTACAGTTGTCCATTGGAAAATTTCCGAAGATATTCATTTAGGTAAATTATTAAAAGGGATTTGGCGTTTTAATTTTCTTCTTTATGTTTTTGCTTATATTTTGCTTAGCGTATATGGATTGTTTATTAGTATATATTCAGTTACATAG
- a CDS encoding 2-dehydropantoate 2-reductase, with the protein MKKIGIIGGGSIGLLLAGYLCKAGFGVTVYTNTKEQANQLNRDGLTLRSDVEEIVVPVSSTPFSEMSQLNEDCLFIAVKQYHLKQLMARLPSLLGKVNSLIFIQNGMGHLKYLEELTSDVENIFVAIVEHGALKDHQTVVTHTGIGEMKIGAFRKGKQSQMEVWKGLTAVGFYTAIYKDWLDIMEKKLVVNGVINPLTAIYKVENGNLLTNTYYFQVMRRLFEEISLIYKCTEQDWQLIVDICKKTSRNRSSMLRDIEEGRETEIEAITGVILEKGALHNKKLPLNQFIYHSVKGLEIQRKEEKM; encoded by the coding sequence GTGAAAAAAATAGGAATTATTGGTGGTGGCTCCATAGGGCTTCTTTTAGCTGGATATTTATGTAAAGCGGGTTTTGGTGTTACTGTTTACACAAATACGAAAGAGCAGGCTAATCAATTGAATCGTGATGGGTTAACTTTGCGAAGTGATGTTGAAGAAATAGTTGTCCCCGTTAGTAGTACTCCATTTTCTGAAATGAGCCAACTAAACGAAGATTGTCTTTTTATTGCTGTTAAACAATATCATTTAAAACAATTAATGGCTCGTCTTCCAAGCTTACTTGGAAAGGTAAATTCACTTATTTTTATACAAAATGGTATGGGCCATTTAAAATACTTAGAAGAGCTTACTTCCGATGTTGAGAATATCTTTGTAGCGATTGTTGAGCATGGTGCTTTGAAAGATCACCAAACTGTTGTAACTCATACTGGTATTGGAGAAATGAAAATTGGCGCCTTCCGTAAAGGTAAGCAAAGTCAAATGGAAGTCTGGAAGGGTTTAACAGCAGTTGGTTTTTATACAGCCATCTATAAAGATTGGCTTGACATAATGGAAAAAAAATTGGTGGTTAATGGGGTAATAAATCCATTAACGGCTATATATAAAGTTGAAAATGGAAACTTGCTTACGAATACGTATTATTTCCAAGTGATGCGTCGGCTATTTGAAGAAATTTCCCTCATTTATAAATGTACTGAACAAGATTGGCAACTAATTGTTGATATCTGTAAGAAAACTAGTCGAAATCGTTCATCTATGCTAAGAGACATCGAAGAAGGAAGAGAGACTGAAATAGAAGCAATTACAGGCGTAATCTTAGAAAAAGGTGCCTTACATAATAAAAAATTACCGTTAAATCAATTTATTTATCATAGTGTGAAAGGATTGGAAATCCAAAGGAAGGAGGAGAAAATGTGA
- the rpmF gene encoding 50S ribosomal protein L32: MAVPFRRTSKTRKNKRRTHYKLMVPGMVKCPECGELKLAHRVCKECGSYKGNEVVSK; encoded by the coding sequence ATGGCAGTACCTTTTCGTAGAACGTCAAAGACTCGTAAAAATAAGCGTCGTACACACTATAAGTTAATGGTACCAGGAATGGTAAAATGCCCAGAGTGCGGCGAATTAAAACTTGCTCACCGCGTATGTAAAGAGTGTGGGTCTTATAAAGGAAATGAAGTAGTAAGCAAGTAA
- the ftsL gene encoding cell division protein FtsL: MSNLARQLETRQIQDIATRTRTKPVIKTKNRISSGEKFLYFTTVIGVVFATYLVISAYAAIYITNNEIHTLERSINNQVTNNEALQLQVTELSAPDRILQIATEKLGMTLNDKNVKVVSN; this comes from the coding sequence ATGAGTAATCTTGCCAGACAGCTTGAAACAAGACAGATTCAAGATATAGCCACTAGAACACGAACAAAACCTGTCATAAAAACAAAAAATCGCATATCAAGTGGTGAAAAGTTTTTATATTTTACGACTGTTATAGGGGTAGTTTTTGCTACATACTTAGTTATTTCAGCGTATGCGGCTATCTATATTACAAATAACGAAATTCATACACTCGAAAGATCGATTAACAACCAAGTGACGAACAATGAAGCCCTGCAGTTACAAGTGACAGAACTTTCTGCTCCAGATCGTATTTTACAAATAGCTACCGAAAAGCTTGGGATGACATTGAACGACAAAAATGTAAAGGTTGTGAGTAACTAG
- a CDS encoding enoyl-CoA hydratase/isomerase family protein codes for MGKVELRIENDQAWITLNRPEKRNAIDYEVIDLLNEKLDVIQTRSDAKIVIITGAGNDAFCSGGDLSVFHQIHTKTDAREMLLKMANVLYKLFFFPKPTVAYLNGTAVGGGCEIATACDLRIAEKNIKLGFIQGKLGITTGWGGSTYLMERLNNQEAIQLLMSANPFDANEGIKKGFIQNIYDRENFEQWITTFTRQPVGVLMAYKQRLLSQHDRPKLYKHVLEEIEDCSTLWETPEHHEAVQRFINK; via the coding sequence ATGGGGAAAGTAGAACTCCGTATCGAAAATGATCAAGCGTGGATTACGCTTAATCGACCAGAAAAAAGAAATGCGATTGATTATGAAGTCATTGATTTACTTAATGAGAAGTTAGACGTTATTCAAACCAGAAGTGACGCTAAAATTGTCATTATCACAGGTGCTGGTAATGACGCATTTTGTTCTGGAGGAGATTTATCAGTTTTTCACCAAATACATACAAAGACAGATGCCCGTGAAATGCTTTTAAAAATGGCAAACGTACTTTATAAATTATTTTTCTTCCCGAAACCAACTGTTGCCTATTTAAATGGGACTGCTGTAGGTGGTGGCTGTGAAATTGCAACTGCCTGCGACTTGCGAATAGCCGAAAAAAATATAAAGTTGGGATTTATCCAAGGAAAGCTTGGGATTACAACAGGTTGGGGTGGTTCGACATATTTAATGGAACGGTTGAATAACCAAGAAGCTATTCAGTTATTAATGTCAGCTAATCCCTTTGACGCAAATGAAGGGATTAAAAAAGGCTTTATCCAAAATATTTATGATAGAGAAAACTTTGAGCAATGGATTACTACGTTTACTAGACAACCGGTAGGAGTGTTAATGGCTTATAAACAAAGACTTTTATCCCAACATGATCGACCAAAGCTTTATAAACATGTACTAGAGGAAATAGAAGATTGCTCAACACTCTGGGAAACTCCTGAACATCATGAAGCGGTGCAGCGCTTCATAAATAAGTAA
- a CDS encoding RsfA family transcriptional regulator has product MSIVRQDAWTNDEDLVLAEVVLRHIREGSTQLAAFDEVGERLSRTSAACGFRWNSSIRKKYEAAIAIAKKQRKSLKKTKLDDIDKGAPVEIASELTGEIKPKLEIVKASNSHALTIDHVIEFLTSQKEMLSSNNNILSKNNELTETVEQLTKENNRLVKELSTLQNNYDVMKQDYRMLIDIMDRAKQMSVAKN; this is encoded by the coding sequence ATGTCTATCGTTCGTCAAGATGCTTGGACTAATGATGAGGATTTAGTATTAGCGGAAGTTGTTTTAAGGCATATACGTGAAGGTAGTACTCAATTAGCTGCGTTTGATGAAGTTGGGGAACGCTTGTCACGAACTTCGGCGGCTTGTGGTTTTAGATGGAATTCGAGTATTCGGAAAAAGTATGAAGCTGCGATTGCGATTGCAAAAAAACAGCGAAAAAGTTTAAAGAAAACGAAGTTGGACGATATAGACAAAGGTGCTCCTGTTGAAATAGCTAGTGAACTTACGGGAGAAATTAAACCGAAGCTTGAAATTGTCAAAGCAAGTAACTCACATGCTCTAACAATAGATCATGTCATTGAATTTTTAACTTCTCAAAAAGAAATGTTGTCTTCTAATAACAACATTCTTAGTAAAAATAACGAATTGACAGAAACGGTTGAACAACTTACTAAAGAAAACAACCGATTAGTAAAAGAACTTTCAACACTTCAAAATAATTATGATGTGATGAAGCAAGATTATCGAATGCTAATTGATATTATGGATCGTGCAAAGCAAATGTCGGTAGCGAAGAATTAA
- a CDS encoding nucleotidyltransferase, with the protein MNITGIVVEYNPFHNGHALHASESKKATNADLVVAVMSGNFLQRGEPALVSKWSRTQMALASGVDIVLELPYVFATQHAEIFAEGAVSILSAFGANSLCFGSEAGDIQQFLRLTSFINENETTYNSFLQEALKEGYSYPKALAMAFKRIENSEQILDLSEPNNILGYHYVKAIFKQESQMKPYTIQRTQAQYHDKTISSLGIASATSIRETLIKQGNTLEAVEHVVPAYTFNELQSYKKNYTSFQHWERLFPFLKYKVLTATIEHLGNIYEAEEGMENRLLDVIKEASSFQELMEKLKTKRYTWTRLQRFCLHTLTNTTKNDMKNLNLTCPYIRILGMNNTGREYVNHYKKKIDVPLISTISKLKHPFIEIEKRATTCYALGYDPIIQNKLMKEEYAHPPILV; encoded by the coding sequence ATGAATATTACCGGAATAGTTGTAGAATATAATCCCTTTCATAATGGACATGCACTTCATGCAAGTGAATCAAAAAAAGCGACTAATGCTGATCTCGTTGTAGCCGTCATGAGTGGTAATTTCCTACAACGTGGAGAGCCTGCGCTAGTTTCAAAATGGTCCCGGACGCAAATGGCCTTGGCATCAGGCGTTGATATCGTCTTAGAATTACCGTATGTATTTGCAACCCAACACGCTGAAATTTTTGCCGAAGGAGCTGTCTCTATCCTAAGTGCTTTCGGTGCTAACTCTCTTTGTTTCGGAAGTGAAGCCGGAGACATCCAGCAATTTTTAAGATTAACTTCATTTATCAATGAAAATGAAACAACCTATAATTCTTTTCTTCAAGAAGCATTAAAAGAAGGATATAGCTATCCAAAGGCATTAGCTATGGCTTTTAAGAGAATTGAGAACAGTGAACAAATTTTAGACTTATCCGAGCCTAATAATATCCTAGGCTACCATTATGTCAAGGCAATTTTTAAGCAAGAGTCACAAATGAAACCATATACGATTCAACGAACACAGGCTCAATACCACGATAAAACGATTTCATCCCTTGGCATTGCCAGTGCAACAAGTATAAGAGAAACCTTAATTAAACAAGGTAACACTTTAGAAGCGGTCGAACATGTTGTCCCAGCCTACACTTTTAATGAGCTACAAAGCTATAAAAAAAATTATACTAGCTTTCAACATTGGGAACGGTTATTTCCCTTTTTAAAGTATAAAGTTTTAACAGCTACGATCGAGCATTTAGGAAACATTTATGAAGCAGAGGAAGGAATGGAAAATCGGCTGTTAGATGTTATTAAAGAGGCAAGTTCATTTCAGGAACTGATGGAAAAATTAAAAACAAAAAGGTACACGTGGACCAGATTACAGCGATTTTGTTTGCATACACTTACGAATACAACAAAAAACGATATGAAAAATTTGAACCTAACATGTCCCTATATACGAATACTTGGCATGAACAATACGGGGAGAGAGTACGTCAATCACTACAAGAAGAAAATAGACGTGCCCCTTATTTCAACCATTTCTAAATTAAAGCATCCATTTATTGAAATAGAAAAAAGGGCCACAACCTGCTATGCGTTAGGTTATGACCCTATTATTCAAAATAAATTAATGAAAGAAGAATATGCTCATCCACCGATTTTAGTTTAA
- a CDS encoding SepM family pheromone-processing serine protease, with protein sequence MANTQRFPSLKKRWIFLIIFVLIINFYQLPYYFTKPGDAKVLHTVIEVEGGFEDKGTFMLTTVRMGPANIINYVWAKMSDARELIHKDFVRRSGETDEEYHHRQLMMMSTSQDLATIVAYNKAGKEAYYTNLGVIVTGTIEQMPAFDLLELGDLIVAVDQREITTVDELLAQIGDKQKDAEVSITIVREGVKKDVELHVTSFPEDLDPSGERVGIGITSPVTKRELSVNPDIFIDTNKIGGPSAGLMFSLEIYNQLIQEDITKGYQIAGTGTINEDGEVGRIGGIKQKVIAAERAGADYFFAPNEFDSPTSNYIDAVEAAESINARMKIIPIDTFDQAIEFLGSLDPK encoded by the coding sequence ATGGCGAACACGCAAAGATTTCCGTCGCTAAAAAAACGATGGATTTTTCTCATTATTTTCGTACTTATCATTAACTTTTATCAATTACCGTACTATTTTACTAAGCCTGGCGATGCGAAAGTTCTACATACAGTGATAGAAGTGGAAGGTGGGTTTGAAGATAAGGGGACATTTATGCTTACTACTGTAAGGATGGGTCCAGCAAATATCATTAACTATGTATGGGCAAAGATGAGTGATGCAAGGGAACTCATTCACAAAGATTTTGTTAGGCGTAGTGGCGAAACTGATGAAGAATATCATCACCGTCAGTTGATGATGATGAGTACCTCACAAGATTTGGCAACAATTGTGGCTTATAATAAAGCAGGTAAGGAAGCGTACTATACTAACTTAGGTGTGATTGTTACGGGAACTATCGAACAAATGCCTGCTTTTGATTTGTTAGAGCTCGGTGATTTAATTGTTGCAGTTGATCAAAGAGAAATTACAACCGTCGATGAACTTTTAGCGCAAATTGGAGACAAGCAAAAAGATGCCGAAGTTTCAATAACGATCGTTCGTGAAGGTGTAAAGAAAGATGTTGAGCTTCATGTTACCTCTTTTCCCGAAGATTTGGATCCTTCTGGAGAAAGAGTTGGAATTGGAATCACTAGTCCAGTAACGAAGCGAGAACTATCAGTGAATCCTGATATCTTTATTGATACAAATAAAATTGGTGGTCCTTCTGCTGGACTCATGTTTAGCCTTGAAATTTACAATCAGCTTATTCAAGAAGATATAACTAAGGGTTACCAAATAGCTGGAACTGGAACAATTAATGAAGATGGAGAAGTAGGTCGTATCGGTGGAATAAAACAGAAAGTGATAGCAGCCGAGCGAGCTGGTGCTGATTATTTCTTTGCACCAAATGAGTTTGACTCACCTACGTCTAATTATATTGATGCTGTAGAAGCAGCCGAATCCATTAATGCTAGGATGAAGATTATCCCAATTGATACATTTGATCAGGCAATTGAATTTTTAGGTAGCCTCGATCCGAAATAA
- a CDS encoding patatin-like phospholipase family protein, with product MGGPKIGLALGSGGARGFAHIGVIKVLKEANIPIHCIAGSSMGALVGAFYGAGYTPEQMAKMALHFQRKYYLDFTVPKMGFITGDKIKQLISILTKGKNIEDLNLSLRIVATDLLKGEKVVFSHGDISTAVRASISIPGIFVPEEVDGRLLVDGAVVDRVPVSEVIKMNADIVIAVDVSHFEIEPQINSIFDVIMQSMYIMEREMIRFREIESDIMIKPMINHYSSTAFKNIDKIIQHGEDAAREILPELQLLLENWKEK from the coding sequence GTGGGCGGGCCAAAAATAGGTTTAGCTTTAGGTTCGGGTGGTGCTAGAGGTTTTGCTCATATTGGCGTAATTAAAGTTCTTAAGGAGGCTAATATTCCAATCCATTGTATTGCTGGAAGTAGTATGGGGGCTCTTGTAGGAGCATTTTACGGTGCGGGTTACACACCTGAGCAAATGGCGAAAATGGCACTTCATTTTCAAAGAAAATATTATTTAGACTTTACAGTTCCAAAAATGGGGTTTATTACAGGAGATAAAATAAAACAACTAATCAGTATACTAACAAAAGGAAAGAATATTGAGGATCTTAATCTGAGTCTTAGAATTGTCGCTACTGATCTATTAAAGGGAGAAAAGGTTGTATTTAGTCATGGCGATATCTCAACAGCAGTAAGGGCCAGTATTTCCATTCCAGGGATATTTGTTCCAGAAGAAGTTGATGGGAGACTATTAGTCGATGGTGCCGTTGTAGATCGTGTTCCGGTTTCAGAAGTGATAAAAATGAACGCTGACATTGTAATAGCTGTTGATGTTTCGCACTTTGAAATTGAACCGCAAATTAATTCTATTTTTGATGTTATCATGCAAAGTATGTACATTATGGAGAGAGAAATGATTCGCTTTCGCGAAATAGAAAGTGATATTATGATAAAACCAATGATAAATCATTATAGCTCCACAGCTTTTAAAAATATAGATAAAATTATTCAGCATGGTGAAGACGCAGCGCGAGAAATACTACCAGAACTTCAATTGTTGTTAGAGAATTGGAAGGAGAAGTGA